One genomic window of Punica granatum isolate Tunisia-2019 chromosome 1, ASM765513v2, whole genome shotgun sequence includes the following:
- the LOC116193636 gene encoding E3 ubiquitin-protein ligase At1g63170: MPPSSPPRPVASLADAVDTSPLLGHSVADHLLRSRRFLRRPVPPLQGTAARLLRRASGRQMSLRETSVQVRENAAEQLENRQSDWAYSKPVVVLDILWNLALVVAAFSIMILSADESPDVPLRLWIVGYMVQCLFHMGCVLVEYMRRRREMDYAGSERSGGWGSGDLSAYLNSGSVLGSEESDSEDYVTEQHHDDEQTSNTKHLESANTMFSFVWWIIGFYWVDAGGQDLGQESPHLYWLCITFLILDVVFVVVCVAVACLIGIAVCFCLPCIIAILYALTDQEGATREDIDRLAKYKFRRLGDYEKANGDIQSSFGGIMIECGTDTPTERALSHEDVECCICLCAYEDGSELRELPCRHHFHCGCIEKWLGINAVCPLCKFNILKPQNDSSSGVV; this comes from the exons ATGCCACCGTCGTCGCCGCCGAGGCCAGTAGCTTCCCTTGCCGATGCTGTGGACACTTCCCCGCTCCTCGGCCACTCCGTGGCGGACCACCTCCTCCGGAGCCGCCGGTTCCTCCGCCGCCCGGTGCCGCCGCTCCAGGGGACAGCTGCCCGGCTCTTACGCCGTGCGAGCGGCCGCCAGATGAGCCTGCGGGAGACCTCTGTGCAGGTCCGGGAGAACGCCGCCGAGCAGCTCGAGAACCGCCAGAGCGATTGGGCTTACTCGAAGCCTGTCGTGGTTCTCGACATCCTGTGGAACTTGGCTCTCGTGGTTGCCGCCTTTAGTATTATGATTCTGAGTGCGGACGAAAGTCCTGATGTGCCGTTGAGGCTTTGGATTGTTGGGTATATGGTCCAGTGTTTGTTTCACATGGGGTGTGTATTGGTGGAGTATATGAGACGCAGAAGGGAGATGGATTATGCGGGGTCGGAGAGGAGCGGAGGATGGGGCAGTGGGGATTTGAGTGCGTATTTGAACTCCGGTTCGGTTTTGGGAAGTGAAGAAAGCGACTCCGAGGATTATGTGACAGAGCAGCATCACGATGATGAACAAACCAG TAACACGAAGCACCTGGAATCTGCAAACACAAtgttttcatttgtttggtgGATCATTGGGTTCTATTGGGTTGATGCTGGTGGGCAGGACCTAGGCCAGGAATCGCCTCACCTCTACTG GCTATGTATTACATTTCTGATTCTGGACGTGGTGTTTGTGGTTGTCTGCGTTGCTGTTGCTTGCCTCATTGGCATTGCTGTCTGTTTCTGTCTCCCCTGCATCATTGCGATCTTGTATGCTCTAACCGATCAG GAAGGCGCAACACGAGAAGACATTGACAGGTTGGCAAAGTACAAGTTCCGAAGGTTAGGGGACTACGAGAAAGCTAATGGTGATATTCAATCTTCTTTTGGAGGGATTATGATAGAATGCGGCACTGATACTCCCACTGAGCGTGCTCTTTCCCACGAAGATGTG GAATGTTGCATCTGCCTCTGTGCTTATGAGGATGGAAGCGAACTCAGAGAGCTTCCTTGCCGCCACCATTTCCACTGCGGATGCATCGAGAAGTGGCTTGGCATCAATGCGGTATGCCCCCTCTGCAAGTTCAATATCCTCAAGCCTCAGAACGATAGCAGCAGTGGAGTAGTATAA